A stretch of Fervidobacterium thailandense DNA encodes these proteins:
- the queD gene encoding 6-carboxytetrahydropterin synthase QueD translates to MLCVVKEFTFDAAHNLVSYKGKCEKLHGHTYKLQVVVCGERDEEGMVIDFIELKRIVQEHVLSVLDHSYINEILQQPSAENIAEWIWNRLYPHLSTERYRLSEIRLWETPTSFVIYSK, encoded by the coding sequence ATGCTCTGTGTAGTTAAAGAATTCACCTTCGATGCTGCGCACAATCTGGTTTCCTACAAGGGAAAGTGCGAGAAGCTCCACGGTCATACGTACAAACTCCAGGTTGTTGTGTGCGGTGAGAGGGATGAGGAAGGAATGGTCATTGATTTTATTGAGTTGAAACGTATTGTTCAAGAACACGTTCTGAGTGTTCTGGATCATTCATACATCAACGAAATCCTGCAACAGCCATCTGCAGAAAACATAGCCGAGTGGATTTGGAACAGGCTGTATCCGCACCTTTCAACGGAGCGCTATCGCTTATCCGAAATCAGGCTGTGGGAGACTCCAACATCTTTTGTGATATATTCCAAGTGA